In a genomic window of Scomber japonicus isolate fScoJap1 chromosome 17, fScoJap1.pri, whole genome shotgun sequence:
- the rab10 gene encoding ras-related protein Rab-10 encodes MAKKTYDLLFKLLLIGDSGVGKTCVLFRFSDDAFNTTFISTIGIDFKIKTVELQGKKIKLQIWDTAGQERFHTITTSYYRGAMGIMLVYDITNAKSFENISKWLRNIDEHANEDVERMLLGNKCDMEDKRVVPKAKGEQIAREHGIRFFETSAKANINIEKAFLTLAEDILRKTPVKEPNSENVDISSGGGVTGWKSKCCS; translated from the exons ATGGCGAAGAAGACGTACGACTTGCTGTTCAAGCTGCTTCTGATCGGAGACTCGGGCGTGGGGAAGACCTGTGTGCTGTTCCGCTTCTCTGACGACGCCTTCAACACAACCTTCATCTCCACCATAG gAATAGACTTCAAGATCAAAACTGTTGAATTACAAGGAAAGAAGATCAAACTACAGATCTG ggacaCAGCGGGCCAGGAACGGTTCCACACCATCACCACCTCCTACTACAGAGGAGCTATGGGCATCATGCTGGTCTACGACATCACCAACGCCAAGAGCTTTGAAAACATCAGCAAATGGCTGCGCAACATTGATGAG CATGCAAACGAGGATGTTGAGAGGATGCTGCTAGGCAACAAGTGTGACATGGAGGACAAGAGGGTCGTACCAAAAGCCAAGGGGGAGCAG ATTGCGAGGGAGCACGGCATTAGGTTTTTTGAGACGAGTGCTAAGGCTAACATCAACATCGAGAAGGCTTTCCTCACGTTAGCAGAAGACATCCTCAGAAAG ACGCCTGTAAAAGAGCCCAACAGTGAAAATGTCGACATCAGCAGCGGAGGCGGAGTCACAGGCTGGAAGAGCAAGTGCTGCAGTTGA